The Mustela nigripes isolate SB6536 chromosome X, MUSNIG.SB6536, whole genome shotgun sequence genomic sequence CTACTGGTATTTTTTCTcaatacacattaaaataaataatgacaaacaTAGTTCCAGGTCCCCTTGAAGTTCAACACTGACATTTTCCCCATGCCCAACCCCCAACAAAGTCTGGGCATCTAGCATACACAGACTTGAATTCAACCATTGGCTTTGGCACTCAGGAGCCTCCGAGGGCATTGGAAGGGTTTGCAGTAACTCATTCGGAAAGGAAGATCTGGTCCTACAGCTCAGCGAGGCCCTGAGGGCAGCAACCTAACTACCTCAGTAAACCCTGCTCAGCCCTCCGCCTGGTAGGGGGTTTCACAGGGCAGGGCCCACCACCTTTTTCTTAGGTCCATGCGCCCTCTGGTGGCTGGGTTCTCTGACTGTGCACTGGGGTCTTCTGAGCCCATCTCCAAGCTTTGCAGAAATGGGGGACCCTCTACCTTAGCCTCCTttcaagggaaggggaaggggtcaAATGAGCTTTAGGCTCAAGGCTAAGGAACAAATAGGTGCTGCTGAGGCTGGGACTCAAGCTGGGCTGAAGTGGGGGCAGCAGTCTGCCAGTCAACTGAAGCCAACAAGGGTCAGACcaaaaagggagggagaatggTGGGTAGGAGCAGGAACTTTTGCTTTCTATACAAGGTCACCAATGCAAAGAAAAGCACATTGATAGCCATATACAAATAGGACAATTTACCTTAGGTAGGTATcttcagaggaaaataaagaacatttcaattcaaatattttaaaattaagagcaGGGAACATCAGACTATGATGAATAAATACAACACATAATGGAAAATGTACTTCAATTCTTAAATTATAGCCAGTTACGGGAGAGAAGTGGGGGCGGTGGCCAGCAACAGGCAGGAGAGAGTCATGCTCTTGCAGAAAGCAACCAAGGAGGGGACTGGAGTGGAGGGAACACAGAAAGAGACCCTTACATCCAGCTGCTTACAAAGGCATCCACACTACATCTACAAAAGTGTTCACACagctgtgtgtgagtgtgtgtgtgtgtgtacatacacatgcatgcacgtgtgcccacacacaaacacacacacacacacacacacacacacacacacacacattcacttaCTCACACACTCCAAgcttcatggattttttttttctgtaactctttcatctttttctcaaACAAACTGTGTTTAGATGGGAAGAAATCAACTACTAGATAAACACAGTCCAGTGTTCAGGACAGTCTCACATAGAAGGCTGTGGTAGGTCTCAGAGAAGAGGCCCCTGAACTGAGtctcaaaggaagaaaaggcatAAAAGAGTGatccaggcaaagggaacagcatgaAAAATGTCCTAGAAACCTAAGAGAACATAGATATTCAAGGCACTGCAAAAGGTGATTAGACTCGAAGATGTCTGGGGAAAGAGTGGGAGCAGAGCCCTAAATCCTGCATCTCAATCCAGTGGGCTCCCTAGACAACCCAGATGAGTCACCTACTTTGCACTGCAGAAAACTAGGTCCAAGATTCAATGTCTGCTAGATTGTTGTGGGCTGAAATTCAGGTATCCGTTGGGGCTGGACAGAGAGTGAACCAGGCTCCAGGGGGAAAGGCTGCAGATTTCTTGCTAAAACCAAAGGAATATTTTTCAGTGCAGTCATCCCATTCTTCTCGGCCCAGTGCCATTCTAGGCAACAAAACTAATATCTATTCTCGGTTCCAGCATGTAGAGAAACTGAGCTCCTTAATGTAGCCTTAGCTATGATCATTTGGGCAAGCAACTGGTTGGGTCTCCAAGGGCCCTGCTTCCCAGTGGCTCAGCCTCTAATGAAGTCATGGGATTTAGAGCCCTTTCTTCCAGCCCAGCACTCAAAGGGAGAACATACACAGAATGTTGTTCCATCATGAATACTGTCTCCCTACTTCTGCCATTCCCAGGGATCAGGTCTAAGCATGGGTAATGCTACATATCCCTCCAAATGAGTCTGTTCCTGGCTAGGATTTGTTACTGTAAGGTAGGGAAGAGGCCAAGAAATTACATCAAATGTAAAAGAAGTCTGGATTAAGGATGAATTCCAATGAAGATCAGTGATGACACCTACACCCAGGCAAATtggactacataaaaattaaaaacttctgtgtgtCAATGGACACAATGAACAGTGAAAAGCAACCTATGGAAAGGGGGGAGGAATTGCAAATAATATACCTGATATGGGCtaatacccagaatatataaagaaatcctacaactcaatatgaaaaaaaaaaaaaaaaacaaacaagcaacatgattaaaaaatttgagaaggactaaatagacatttttccaaaaaagatatcaaaatggccaacaagcatatgAAGAGATGCTCTACATCACTATTTACCAGGGAGATGAATATTaagactacaatgagataccatccaCACCCATTCAGAtgactattataaaaaaattatcaaaaggaAACAAGTATTGATGAAAGTGTAAAGAAGTTAGAATCCTAGTGCACCGTTAGaggggatgtaaaatggtacagttgcTATGGGAGACAGTACGATGggccctcaaaaaattaaaaatagaattactgtgattcagaaattccacttctgggtatcttctcaaaagaagtgaaagcaagaACTTGAGCAGATATTTGTGTATTCATGTGCATAGCAGCATAATTTAAAGTAACCAGAAAATGGTAACAACTCAAgtgttcatcaatggatgaatggataaaaaaaaaaaaatgtggtctaaAACATGCTATAACATAGATTAACTTTAGGGACATTAGAAGTGAAATAGGTCTATCACAAAGGGATAAATAGTGTATTCTACCACTTACATGGGGTATCCAAAGTAGTTAAGTTATAGAAACAAattagaatggtggctgccaggtgctagcagggagggaaaaatggagagcTGTTGTTTgatgggcacagagtttcagtttgggaagatcaaaatattctggaaatttgtttcacaacaatgtgaatgtacctAACACTAcaaaactgtacacttaaaatagttaatatgGTAAATTTGATGTGTATTCTACCATGATTAATAGATAGAGACATAGagagatagatgataaatagacaGATAGGTTGGTAGGTAGATAGAGGTAAGAGGTAGGCACAAGAGCATCTGAGTCTGCACCTAGAGCTTCTTGCCCACTAATtaacatttgttctttgggttccTAATTATCTAGTGGTACCCACTCAAGTATCTGCTCCTCCAGAAGATCCTCTGCAAATCCCCAGATGTAGCTAGTGTTTCTGTCAAGACCCAGCTACCGGCAAATGGAAATAGGAGTTCGGTGTGTTTGCTCATTGCCCCCATTGAGTAATCATTTTCTGAAAGCTTCCTCTGGGCCAGGGATGTCCCTGAGGCTACAGTCAAAGCAGTGAGGGGGAGACGGTCCTGGGCCTGCCCTCAAAGAGCCCACAGTCTGGAGGGGAAACCAGTTCTGTCAAAACCAACCACACAGCATGATAAGAGCCAGGACATAGACTTGCAAGTGCTGTGGGAGTCTAGAGAGGGGGCGACTGACTGCCTAATTGGGAACCTTCTCCAAGAAAGTGATGCCTGAGCTGAATCCTGAAGGACCAGTGGAGCTTAGGCAGCAGAAGACAACAGAGAGTGTTCCAGGCAGGTTGAGTCCTggatgagaggaaaaaagaggggagaaatggaaagaatgtgAATAGCAGAACCGAGCAATAACCACAACTAGCTCAAATGAATTTATTAACTTGCAGGTACCGCTACTAAAGATCTGAACTTGAAGAGTCTAGTACATACAGCCAGCCTCAGGACTTCTTCAGTAATGATCTGTATAGAAGGGTGGCCTCAGGACTTCTTCAGTAATGCTTTGTACAGAAGAGTGATGGCTAGAGCCCCTACCCTCCTCCTTCTCTAGTTGGCATTTCCTTGCTCCTCACTCCTTGCCCTGGAATGGACCAGGAACGAAAAGAATTATGATGTCTCTAGCCCAAACGGCTACAGAGACCTCACTCCTGGCTGGCAACATTCAGGTGGATGAACAGAGCAGGACTTGGAGTGCCTGATGGAGAGGCAGCCCTGAGTGAACACACTCCTACCTGCCACCTTCCTTCCCTTGTCCTGGGAGATAGACACAGCATCTATGCTAACTGTCTGCAGTCATTTTGTGAACTGCATACATGTGCAGGAAAATGGGGGTATTCAAAACACATATGAGAAAAACAAGGACCAGAAGCAAGTGGGAAGCATCTATATGCAAAAGAGCCTGGAAAGAGGGCAGATCCGCAGTAAAGTGCACAGTGTCCTGCAGAAGGACTTCTTCAGAGAAGATCATTGCCCAGGCTTCCAGCCCCAAGAATGCAGCAGAGTTCAGCtgctcctctcttctttcctcagaCTTGGACAGGTTAAAGCTCCTGGAAGCTGAGCCAAAATGGTCTGCACTGTGCATAAGCTTGGTTAACTGGAGGAGGACTCCTAGATGATTGAGCCAAAAGCCTGGTACAGAGAGGCTTCAAGGAGAATTCAAGAGGGTAATGCATACAAATATGGATACCAGCACAGCTCTTCTAGTTCCTGCAGTCAAGGCCAAGGCTGGGAAGGCAGTTGAGCCCAAGCTCTTATGGCTCATCAGCAGCAGCTGGCTCAGGGCTGTTCATCCCATCTGACAGGTAATCCTCTTCATTGTTCTGCTTCATCTTGGTTTCCAGAACCGTAATGCGCTGCTTGAGTTTCTGCTGGGCTCCTGTGTACTCAGCCAGCAGGCGGCCAAAGCGAGTATACAAGGTCTCCATGTTGGTCTCCAGCTGCTCTAGCTTCTCCTGCACATCTACTTCCATGCTGGCTGCCACCTCATTCTCATCCAGAAGCCCCTCCTTCATCAGGATCTCCCGGCCCCTCTCCTCCAAGACCTTCTTGGCATCAGGGTATTCAGTCACAGCTTCCATAAGGTCATCCTTTGACAAGCAAAAGAGATCTGAATAACCAAGGCTACGGATGTTGGCTGTGCGTCGATTGCCCATTTTGCTGCCTTTGATGTTAAGGATACTGATCTCTCCAAAGCAACTCCCAGCTGAGAGCAAGGCATATTGAGTAACACCATCATCTGCCACTACTGCCAATTTGCCTTCCTTGATTATGTACATCTCCTTGCCAATATCCCCCTTGCGGCAAATGTAATCTCCAGGGCTGAAGACTTGAGGACGGAGTTTCAATACCAGCTCCACCAGCAGACCAGCCTCACAATCCTGGAAGATGCGTACTTTTTTGAGTGTGGACAGATGGACATTGATGGCTATCTCAGCCCTCAGCTTGGCTGGCAAGTTCTTGAGAACTTCCCGCTCGTCCACACTCTTCTTATTAGTCCACAGGTAGTCAAACCACTTAATGACCTTGGCTTCCATCTCCTTGCTGACCTTTCGGAACTGCATGTAATGTTTGACAGCATCAATCTTGGCCTGAAATTCAGCCCGGGTGGCATTCATGTTGGAGATCATGGAGCCCACATTTCCCACAATAGTGGCAAAGATGAGGACACCAATCAGGAAGTCAAAGATGACAAATAAGTACTCCTCATCCTTTACAGGGGGTGGTGTCTCCCCAATGGTGGTCAGTGTCAGGGTAGACCAGTAAAGGCAGTAGATGTATTCCCTAGCCAGGTAGCCATACTCAGGGTCAGTGATGTTGGGATAAACCCAGGTGTCAACCCCAAAGCCAATGGACTTGGAAATGGCATAGTAAATGCAGGCATTCCAGTGGATGATGATCAAGATGTAGAGGACCAGGTTGCTGATTCGGAAGATGTTGGGGTAGCTGGTGCGTGTCTCAGTGCGGTCAAAGAATTCAAACATGCGGGCAAAGTGTAGCAGGCGGTTAAAACGCAGCTCAGGGCTGTGGATGCCCACAGCAAAATAGATCAGGTCTGTGGGAATGATAGAAGCCACATCCAGCTTGAACTGCAGGGTGTGAATATAGTTGTCCCGCAACTTCTTAGGATCTTTGACCAGCAGCCCCTGCTCCAAAAAACCTAGTAGAGATGCAAACCAGTATATcagctctgccttcagttctATCCCTCCCAATAGGCTAATGCTCAGCAAGGGGCAAACTGTGCACTGAACCCTGCTTCTCAAGGAGAGGTATAGGAAACTCACTAGCAGAGCTGGCCTGAAGGACCTCAAAAGATTACCCCCAGGTCTGAACCTCACTAAGCACATGGTGACTGTGAGGTTCAAAGAGGAGCAGACACCAACCCAGGTCCCAGCTAGGCAGTTAAGTCCAACACTGTGTCAAGAAGGCTTCTTAAAAATGTGGACTCGGGACTTTGGACCTATGGGTCATGCTCCTGTGTATGCAACCCAGTTGCTCACATACCTGTGCGCAATCGAATGAAGAGGTCGGTGATATACACTACATCTGAGAAGTAGTCCAGCACCAGCCACACTAGATAGTAGCCTTTCTGTAGGTCACTGAAGCAGGCTCTGCAGGAAGACAGGAATGGACTTTATATTCAAAGTTGGCCAAGGCCCTCTGGAGGCCTCAAACTGAGTGCCCACTGAGCAAAGGGCTTGGGATGGCTACCAGGGACACTGACCAGTCGCCATCAGTTTAATATCATGAAGAAACTTATTGAAAAGCAACTTCTACTCCAATCCTTATTATTACATAGACATCCTTAAATAGACTTCTACACTGACCATCACTTATCTCTCATCCACTAGACCATGAGTTCCAAAAAGACAGATACCACCTCTTAGTCATTACTGCATGCCTTATGCCCTAGCCCAGAGCACCAGAATTTGACAGGTATGAGTTGAATGA encodes the following:
- the CNGA2 gene encoding cyclic nucleotide-gated olfactory channel, with protein sequence MTEKSNGVKSSPAKNHNHHAPLAIKANGKDDHRTSSRPQSAAEDDTSSELQRLAEIDAPQRGRGGFHRIVRLVGIIREWANKNFREEEPRPDSFLERFRGPELQTVTTQQGDGKGDKDNEDKDTKKKFELFVLDPAGDWYYRWLFVIAMPVLYNWCLLVARACFSDLQKGYYLVWLVLDYFSDVVYITDLFIRLRTGFLEQGLLVKDPKKLRDNYIHTLQFKLDVASIIPTDLIYFAVGIHSPELRFNRLLHFARMFEFFDRTETRTSYPNIFRISNLVLYILIIIHWNACIYYAISKSIGFGVDTWVYPNITDPEYGYLAREYIYCLYWSTLTLTTIGETPPPVKDEEYLFVIFDFLIGVLIFATIVGNVGSMISNMNATRAEFQAKIDAVKHYMQFRKVSKEMEAKVIKWFDYLWTNKKSVDEREVLKNLPAKLRAEIAINVHLSTLKKVRIFQDCEAGLLVELVLKLRPQVFSPGDYICRKGDIGKEMYIIKEGKLAVVADDGVTQYALLSAGSCFGEISILNIKGSKMGNRRTANIRSLGYSDLFCLSKDDLMEAVTEYPDAKKVLEERGREILMKEGLLDENEVAASMEVDVQEKLEQLETNMETLYTRFGRLLAEYTGAQQKLKQRITVLETKMKQNNEEDYLSDGMNSPEPAAADEP